One Aquamicrobium sp. genomic region harbors:
- a CDS encoding PLP-dependent aminotransferase family protein translates to MATRTDPAIWSGLFRISADSGQTLQAQIRQAIVAAILDRQIAVSMPLPSCRILAEKLGVARGTVVLAFQQLVDQGFLIARERRGHFVNPDVLTSPGHVRGEAGQPAGAAIDWKARRRIAASEMPEPSKQENWIKSSYPFVYGQFDPALFPTAEWRECNRMALAVLEIRNWASDMVDRDDPLLIEQIQARLLPRRGIFANPDEIIVTLGAQNALYMLATLLMGRGTRVAMEEPGYPDARSIFRLAGAEVVPVPVDSDGILPDAVPADCGFVFVTPSHHCPTMAPLSEDRRAHLIADAEKNDRIIIEDGYDAQLVDDAPPQALRGIDRSGRVVYVGSLSKTLAPGLRLGYIVAPAGLIAELRALRRFMLRHPPANNQRAVALFLSLGHHEALVRKLSSAFTERRKRLSQAIDTFLPEWRSPAVPGGTSVWLEGPPGTDTHALAEAARARGVLIEPGARFFDRPERHSRFLRLGISSISLQHIEPGIRELATAAGRRPAAA, encoded by the coding sequence ATGGCGACGCGCACCGATCCGGCCATCTGGTCCGGCCTGTTCAGGATTTCGGCCGATTCCGGCCAGACGCTCCAGGCGCAGATCCGCCAGGCCATCGTCGCGGCCATCCTCGACCGGCAGATCGCCGTGTCGATGCCGCTGCCCTCCTGCCGCATCCTCGCGGAAAAGCTCGGCGTGGCGCGCGGCACCGTGGTGCTGGCCTTCCAGCAGCTCGTCGACCAGGGGTTCCTCATCGCCCGCGAGCGGCGCGGCCATTTCGTCAATCCCGACGTGCTGACCTCGCCCGGCCATGTGCGCGGCGAGGCCGGGCAGCCGGCCGGTGCCGCCATCGACTGGAAGGCGCGCCGCCGCATCGCCGCCTCCGAGATGCCGGAGCCGAGCAAGCAGGAAAACTGGATCAAGTCGTCCTATCCCTTCGTCTACGGCCAGTTCGACCCGGCGCTGTTCCCCACCGCCGAATGGCGCGAGTGCAACCGCATGGCGCTGGCGGTGCTGGAGATCCGCAACTGGGCGTCCGACATGGTCGACCGCGACGATCCGCTGCTGATCGAGCAGATCCAGGCACGGCTGCTGCCCCGGCGCGGCATCTTCGCCAATCCCGACGAGATCATCGTCACGCTCGGCGCGCAGAACGCGCTCTACATGCTGGCGACACTTCTGATGGGGCGCGGCACGCGCGTCGCCATGGAGGAGCCGGGCTATCCCGACGCCCGCTCGATCTTCCGCCTCGCCGGGGCCGAGGTCGTGCCGGTGCCGGTCGACAGCGACGGCATCCTGCCCGATGCCGTGCCGGCCGATTGCGGCTTCGTCTTCGTCACGCCGAGCCACCATTGCCCGACCATGGCCCCGCTGTCGGAGGATCGGCGCGCGCATCTCATCGCCGACGCCGAGAAGAACGACCGGATCATCATCGAGGACGGCTACGACGCCCAGCTCGTCGACGACGCGCCGCCGCAGGCGCTGCGCGGCATCGACCGCTCGGGCCGCGTCGTCTATGTCGGCTCGCTGTCGAAGACGCTGGCGCCGGGCCTGAGGCTCGGCTACATCGTCGCCCCGGCCGGGCTGATCGCGGAGCTGCGCGCGCTGCGCCGCTTCATGCTGCGCCATCCGCCGGCCAACAACCAGCGGGCCGTCGCGCTGTTCCTGTCGCTCGGCCACCACGAGGCGCTGGTGCGCAAGCTCTCCTCCGCCTTCACCGAGCGGCGCAAGCGGCTGTCGCAAGCCATCGACACCTTCCTGCCCGAATGGCGCTCGCCGGCCGTGCCCGGCGGCACCTCGGTCTGGCTCGAAGGCCCACCCGGCACCGATACCCACGCATTGGCCGAGGCGGCGCGGGCGCGCGGCGTGCTGATCGAGCCGGGCGCGCGCTTCTTCGACCGGCCGGAGCGCCATTCCCGCTTCCTGCGGCTCGGCATCTCCTCGATCTCGCTCCAGCACATCGAGCCGGGCATCCGCGAGCTGGCGACGGCGGCCGGCCGCCGGCCGGCCGCGGCTTGA
- a CDS encoding trimethylamine methyltransferase family protein: MPLAADEDHAPAGPAAGRYRALSEAGIRRVHETALDLLETVGFANAPPSCAAVLAQAGALAGDDGRLRFPRALVLDTIARAARHFTLHGQDPRNDLALQGGRPHFGTAGAAVHLVDLEARDYRESRLADIYDAARLVDALANIHFFQRPMVARDMVDPADLDLNTLYACVAGTTKHVGTSFTVRENVAPALDLLHTVAGGEKKFRARPFVSNSNPLIASPLKFAANACGVLEACVTGGLPVLVLSAGQAGTSAPPALAGALVQAVAETLAGLVYVNALKPGHPCILGLFPFACDPRTGAMAGGSAGQALLAAACGQMAAFYDLPGGSVAGMADAKLPDVQSGYEKGITEAMAALAGVSLVYEAAGMHAALGGFCLESLVIDNDMIGECLRCAEGIEVSDETLSFETIARTCTRGPGHYLGEDRPGAANDAARQPAFADRLGVKDWQEAGRPDMLQRAIAEKRRILAHRFPRHIPRALDETLRARHPNILLPREAMGW, from the coding sequence ATGCCCCTTGCCGCCGATGAAGACCATGCGCCGGCCGGGCCTGCCGCCGGCCGCTACCGCGCGCTTTCCGAGGCCGGCATCCGCCGTGTTCACGAGACGGCGCTCGACCTTCTCGAAACGGTCGGCTTCGCCAACGCCCCGCCCTCCTGCGCGGCAGTGCTGGCGCAGGCCGGCGCGCTTGCCGGAGACGACGGGCGGCTGCGTTTTCCCCGCGCCCTCGTCCTCGACACCATCGCCCGCGCCGCGCGGCATTTCACCCTGCACGGACAGGACCCGCGCAACGACCTTGCCCTGCAAGGCGGGCGGCCTCACTTCGGCACCGCCGGCGCGGCCGTCCATCTCGTCGATCTCGAAGCGCGCGACTATCGCGAATCGCGGCTCGCCGACATCTACGACGCCGCCCGCCTCGTCGACGCGCTCGCCAACATCCATTTCTTCCAGCGGCCGATGGTGGCGCGCGACATGGTCGACCCCGCCGATCTCGACCTCAACACGCTCTATGCCTGTGTCGCCGGCACGACGAAGCATGTCGGCACCTCGTTCACCGTGCGCGAAAACGTCGCCCCGGCGCTCGACCTCCTTCACACGGTGGCGGGCGGCGAGAAGAAATTCCGCGCCCGGCCCTTCGTCTCCAACTCCAACCCGCTCATCGCCTCGCCGCTGAAATTCGCCGCCAACGCCTGCGGCGTCCTCGAGGCCTGCGTCACCGGCGGCCTGCCGGTCCTCGTCCTGTCGGCCGGGCAGGCCGGCACCAGCGCGCCGCCGGCGCTGGCCGGCGCGCTGGTCCAGGCCGTGGCCGAGACCTTGGCCGGCCTCGTCTACGTCAACGCGCTGAAGCCCGGCCATCCGTGCATCCTCGGCCTCTTCCCCTTCGCCTGCGACCCGCGCACCGGCGCGATGGCCGGCGGCTCGGCCGGGCAGGCGCTGCTCGCCGCCGCCTGCGGCCAGATGGCGGCGTTCTACGACCTGCCGGGCGGCTCGGTCGCCGGCATGGCTGACGCCAAGCTGCCCGACGTGCAGTCCGGCTACGAGAAGGGCATCACCGAGGCCATGGCCGCGCTTGCCGGCGTGTCGCTGGTCTACGAGGCGGCGGGCATGCACGCCGCGCTCGGCGGCTTCTGCCTCGAAAGCCTCGTCATCGACAACGACATGATTGGCGAATGCCTGCGCTGCGCGGAAGGCATCGAGGTCAGCGATGAGACCCTGTCCTTCGAGACGATCGCACGCACCTGCACGCGCGGCCCCGGCCACTATCTCGGCGAGGACCGCCCCGGCGCGGCGAACGACGCCGCGCGCCAACCCGCCTTCGCCGACCGCCTCGGCGTCAAGGACTGGCAGGAGGCCGGCCGGCCCGACATGCTCCAGCGCGCCATCGCGGAAAAGCGCCGCATCCTCGCCCACCGCTTCCCCCGCCACATCCCGCGCGCGCTTGACGAAACTTTACGCGCCCGCCACCCCAACATCCTCCTGCCGCGCGAGGCGATGGGCTGGTAG
- the apbC gene encoding iron-sulfur cluster carrier protein ApbC has protein sequence MSVTREAVLETLRTIKGPDFEGDIVSLGLVSTIVIVNGKVFFSITVPAERAEALEPLRAAAERAVRAMPGVEGTVVSLTAEKKGGGMEAAPPARPAATRPTPAAAPTGRQQARRGVPGIEAIIAVASGKGGVGKSTTAVNLALGLAAEGLTVGILDADIYGPSMPRLLGIKGKPETVDGKVLKPMENYGIKVMSMGFLVDEEVAMIWRGPMIQSALMQMLREVAWGDLDVLVVDMPPGTGDAQLTMAQQVPLAGAVIVSTPQDLALIDARKGLNMFNKVEVPVLGLVENMSYFIAPDTGNRYDIFGHGGARKEAERIGVPFLGEVPLTMDIRETSDAGTPVVVSAPDGAQAGAYRAIAAKVKQRIEAEQAAANAATPAIVFD, from the coding sequence ATGTCCGTCACCAGGGAAGCCGTCCTCGAAACGCTGAGGACGATCAAGGGACCAGATTTCGAGGGCGACATCGTCTCGCTCGGGCTGGTGTCGACCATCGTCATCGTCAACGGCAAGGTGTTCTTCTCGATCACCGTGCCGGCCGAGCGCGCCGAGGCGCTGGAGCCGCTGCGTGCGGCGGCCGAGCGCGCGGTCAGGGCGATGCCGGGCGTCGAGGGCACGGTGGTGTCGCTGACCGCCGAGAAGAAGGGCGGCGGCATGGAGGCGGCCCCGCCGGCACGCCCCGCCGCGACGCGGCCGACGCCGGCCGCCGCGCCCACTGGGCGCCAGCAGGCGCGGCGCGGGGTTCCGGGCATCGAGGCGATCATCGCCGTCGCCTCGGGCAAGGGCGGCGTCGGCAAGTCGACCACGGCGGTCAACCTCGCGCTCGGGCTGGCGGCGGAGGGTTTGACGGTCGGCATCCTCGACGCCGACATCTACGGCCCGTCGATGCCGCGTCTGCTCGGCATCAAGGGGAAACCCGAGACGGTGGACGGCAAGGTGCTGAAGCCGATGGAGAATTACGGCATCAAGGTCATGTCCATGGGCTTCCTCGTCGACGAGGAGGTGGCGATGATCTGGCGCGGCCCGATGATCCAGTCGGCGCTGATGCAGATGCTGCGCGAGGTCGCCTGGGGCGATCTCGACGTGCTCGTCGTCGACATGCCGCCGGGCACGGGGGATGCGCAGCTCACCATGGCCCAGCAGGTGCCGCTTGCCGGTGCCGTCATCGTCTCCACGCCGCAGGACCTCGCCCTCATCGATGCGCGCAAGGGCCTCAACATGTTCAACAAGGTCGAGGTGCCGGTGCTCGGTCTCGTCGAGAACATGAGCTATTTCATCGCGCCGGATACGGGCAACCGCTACGACATCTTCGGCCACGGCGGTGCACGCAAGGAGGCAGAGCGCATCGGCGTGCCCTTCCTCGGCGAGGTGCCGCTGACCATGGACATCCGCGAGACCTCGGATGCCGGCACGCCCGTCGTCGTCTCGGCCCCCGACGGCGCGCAGGCGGGGGCCTACCGCGCCATCGCCGCCAAGGTGAAGCAGCGCATCGAGGCCGAGCAGGCGGCCGCGAACGCGGCGACGCCGGCGATCGTGTTCGATTAG
- a CDS encoding formate dehydrogenase subunit gamma produces MAMQQHSTEIAARAAHIVEALRDLEGPLLPILHELQEEFGHVPPETLPVIAEALNLSRAEVHGVVSFYHDFRREPAGRHVLKLCRAEACQSMGADAIAALVQRALGIGFHETSADGAVTLEPVYCLGLCACAPAALLDGEPRGRLDAAAVEEIAGEVRR; encoded by the coding sequence ATGGCTATGCAGCAGCACAGTACCGAAATCGCGGCGCGGGCCGCGCACATCGTCGAGGCGTTGCGCGATCTCGAAGGCCCGCTGCTGCCGATCCTGCACGAGCTTCAGGAAGAATTCGGCCATGTGCCGCCCGAGACGCTACCGGTCATCGCCGAGGCGCTGAACCTGTCGCGCGCCGAGGTACACGGCGTCGTCAGCTTCTATCACGATTTCCGCCGCGAGCCGGCCGGCCGCCATGTGCTGAAGCTGTGCCGGGCGGAAGCCTGCCAGTCGATGGGCGCGGACGCGATCGCCGCGCTGGTGCAGCGCGCGCTCGGCATCGGCTTTCACGAGACCAGCGCCGACGGCGCGGTGACGCTGGAACCGGTCTATTGCCTCGGCCTGTGCGCCTGCGCGCCGGCCGCCCTTCTGGACGGCGAGCCGCGCGGCCGGCTCGACGCGGCAGCGGTCGAGGAGATCGCCGGCGAGGTGCGGCGATGA
- a CDS encoding DUF4287 domain-containing protein, which yields MTDPAKAKGPASYFPSIEKTYGKPVEHWKALIREKTGMKHMEIVNWLKAEHGLGHGHANALVAHTLAGNKGG from the coding sequence ATGACCGACCCCGCGAAGGCAAAAGGCCCGGCATCCTATTTCCCCTCGATCGAGAAGACCTACGGAAAGCCGGTCGAGCACTGGAAGGCGCTGATCCGGGAGAAGACCGGCATGAAGCATATGGAGATCGTGAACTGGCTGAAGGCCGAACACGGTCTCGGGCATGGCCACGCCAATGCGCTCGTCGCGCACACGCTGGCCGGGAACAAGGGCGGCTAG
- a CDS encoding helix-turn-helix transcriptional regulator, with product MDVKRRFGSAVRARRVALGISQEELALRIDADQAYVSRIEAGAMNVTLETAQQVADALETDVAALFPTAPRS from the coding sequence ATGGACGTCAAGCGGCGATTTGGTTCGGCGGTTCGGGCGCGGCGCGTGGCCCTCGGCATCTCGCAGGAGGAGCTTGCCCTGCGCATCGACGCAGATCAGGCCTATGTCAGCCGGATCGAGGCGGGCGCGATGAATGTCACGCTCGAAACCGCCCAGCAGGTGGCGGATGCGCTGGAGACCGACGTCGCCGCGCTGTTCCCTACCGCGCCCCGGTCATGA
- a CDS encoding LysR family transcriptional regulator — protein sequence MIDKLEYFLALARARHFGKAAEELGIAQPTLSAGIKQLEDILGVMLVKRGSRFQGLTPEGEQVLAWARRIVSDTSAMKDEMRAARHGLSGRLRIAAIPTALAMVPALTTPFREKHPGVTFTVLSRTSVEVLSMLGNFDIDAGITYLDNEPLGRVVSVPLYSERYQLITAAGNPLSDRAQVTWEEVAGLPLCLLTPDMQNRRIIDQHLAAANVSARPTLESNSMILLYAHIRTGKWSSIMPLNLAETLGLIEPIRAIPIVGPDASHIVGLVAAQREPRTPLVAALLDEAMALAGAFAASR from the coding sequence ATGATCGACAAGCTCGAATACTTCCTGGCGCTCGCCCGCGCCCGCCATTTCGGCAAGGCGGCGGAGGAGCTCGGCATCGCCCAGCCGACGCTGTCGGCCGGGATCAAGCAGCTCGAGGACATATTGGGCGTGATGCTGGTCAAGCGCGGCTCGCGCTTCCAGGGGCTGACGCCCGAGGGCGAGCAGGTGCTGGCGTGGGCGCGACGAATTGTCTCCGACACCAGCGCCATGAAGGACGAGATGCGCGCCGCGCGTCACGGCCTGTCCGGCCGGCTGCGAATCGCCGCCATCCCCACCGCGCTCGCCATGGTGCCGGCGCTGACCACGCCCTTCCGCGAAAAGCATCCCGGCGTCACCTTCACCGTCCTGTCGCGCACCTCGGTCGAGGTGCTGTCGATGCTGGGCAATTTCGACATCGACGCCGGCATCACCTATCTCGACAACGAGCCGCTCGGCCGCGTCGTTTCCGTGCCGCTCTATTCCGAGCGCTACCAGCTCATCACCGCCGCCGGAAACCCGCTGTCGGACCGGGCGCAGGTGACGTGGGAGGAGGTGGCCGGGCTGCCGCTGTGCCTCCTGACCCCGGACATGCAGAACCGCCGCATAATCGACCAGCATCTGGCCGCGGCCAACGTCTCGGCGCGGCCGACGCTGGAATCCAACTCGATGATCCTGCTCTACGCCCATATCCGCACCGGCAAATGGTCGTCGATCATGCCGCTGAACCTTGCCGAAACGCTCGGCCTCATCGAGCCGATCCGCGCCATCCCCATCGTCGGGCCCGACGCCAGCCACATCGTCGGGCTGGTCGCGGCCCAGCGCGAGCCGCGCACGCCGCTGGTGGCGGCGCTGCTGGACGAGGCGATGGCGCTCGCGGGCGCGTTCGCCGCTTCTCGATAG
- a CDS encoding formate dehydrogenase beta subunit, with product MRPVIYISADSGAMALGAGRVARAFEEELFRRGIDAKIVRNGSRGLYFLEPMVEVETASGRFAYGSVRARDAAELLDAGLLDGGARHPLSLGETEKIPFLARQTRLTFSRCGVIDPLSLDAYRAHGGLAGLEKAVAMAPADIVRTVTESGLRGRGGAGFPTGIKWKTVQDAVADRKYIVCNADEGDSATFADRMIMEGDPFVLIEGMAIAALATGAQKGFVYIRSEYPHAVAMMREAVRVATMAGVLGPSVLGSGHGFDIEIRVGAGAYVCGEETSLLNSLEGKRGVVRAKPPLPALEGLFGKPTVVNNVISLASVPIILDRGAAFYKDFGIGRSHGTIPIQIAGNVRRGGLFEVAFGLSLGEIVEEIGGGTASGRPVKAVQVGGPLGAYFPPALFDTPFDYEAFAAKDGLIGHAGITVFDDTVDMMAMAKFAFSFCAVESCGKCTPCRIGSVRGAETLDKVAAGIAHADNLALVTELCETMKFGSLCALGGFTPYPVMSAITHFPDDFRPRRFEEAAE from the coding sequence ATGAGGCCGGTGATCTACATCTCCGCCGATTCCGGCGCGATGGCGCTGGGGGCCGGCCGGGTCGCGCGCGCCTTCGAGGAGGAGCTGTTCCGCCGCGGCATCGACGCGAAGATCGTGCGCAACGGCTCGCGCGGCCTCTATTTCCTCGAGCCGATGGTCGAGGTCGAGACAGCGTCCGGCCGCTTCGCCTATGGCTCGGTGCGCGCCCGCGATGCTGCGGAGTTGCTCGATGCCGGCCTGCTCGACGGTGGGGCCAGGCATCCGCTCTCCCTCGGGGAGACGGAAAAGATCCCCTTCCTCGCGCGCCAGACGCGGCTGACCTTCTCCCGCTGCGGCGTCATCGATCCGCTGTCGCTCGACGCCTATCGCGCCCATGGCGGGCTCGCGGGGCTGGAGAAGGCCGTGGCGATGGCGCCGGCCGACATCGTGCGGACGGTGACGGAGTCCGGCCTGCGCGGGCGCGGCGGCGCCGGCTTTCCGACCGGCATCAAGTGGAAGACGGTGCAGGACGCCGTCGCCGACAGGAAGTACATCGTCTGCAACGCCGACGAGGGCGATTCCGCCACCTTCGCCGACCGGATGATCATGGAGGGCGATCCCTTCGTGCTGATCGAGGGCATGGCCATCGCCGCGCTCGCCACCGGCGCGCAAAAGGGCTTCGTCTATATCCGCTCGGAATATCCGCACGCCGTCGCCATGATGCGCGAGGCGGTGCGCGTCGCCACCATGGCCGGCGTTCTCGGCCCCTCCGTGCTCGGCTCCGGGCACGGCTTCGACATCGAGATCAGGGTGGGGGCGGGCGCCTATGTCTGCGGCGAGGAGACCTCGCTGCTGAACAGCCTCGAAGGCAAGCGCGGCGTGGTGCGGGCGAAGCCCCCGCTGCCGGCGCTGGAAGGGCTGTTCGGCAAGCCGACCGTGGTCAACAACGTCATCTCGCTCGCCTCCGTGCCGATCATCCTCGACCGGGGCGCGGCGTTCTACAAGGATTTCGGCATCGGCCGCTCGCACGGCACGATCCCGATCCAGATCGCCGGCAACGTCCGGCGCGGCGGCCTCTTCGAGGTCGCCTTCGGCCTCTCGCTCGGCGAGATCGTCGAGGAGATCGGCGGCGGCACGGCCTCGGGGCGGCCGGTCAAGGCCGTGCAGGTCGGCGGGCCGCTCGGCGCCTATTTCCCGCCCGCGCTGTTCGACACGCCGTTCGACTACGAGGCGTTCGCCGCCAAGGACGGGCTGATCGGCCATGCCGGCATCACCGTGTTCGACGACACGGTGGACATGATGGCCATGGCGAAATTCGCCTTCTCCTTCTGCGCCGTCGAATCCTGCGGCAAGTGCACGCCCTGCCGCATCGGCTCGGTGCGCGGGGCCGAGACGCTGGACAAGGTCGCGGCCGGCATCGCCCATGCCGACAATCTCGCGCTGGTCACCGAGCTGTGCGAGACGATGAAGTTCGGCTCGCTCTGCGCGCTCGGCGGCTTCACCCCCTATCCGGTGATGAGCGCCATCACCCATTTCCCGGACGATTTCCGGCCCCGGAGATTCGAGGAGGCAGCCGAATGA
- the pgi gene encoding glucose-6-phosphate isomerase: MDRTRFSAVLAALEAHRRQNGGLDMRAAFAGDPGRFGRFSLTLDDLLFDFSKCAVTDATVALLEDLAEAAGLGERRAAMFAGQPINATEGRAVLHVALRDLSGRAFTVDGEDVSGAVRAVLDAMGAFAEGVRSGAIQGATGRKITDIVNIGIGGSDLGPAMATLALAPYHDGPAAHFVSNVDGAHITDALKGLDPETTLFVVASKTFTTIETMTNARTARDWLAARVGEDAVGAHFCAVSTALSKVEAFGISPERTFGFWDWVGGRYSLWSAIGLPLMLAIGPERFRDFLAGATAMDRHFETAPTHQNMPAMLGLIGFWHRVACGYPTRAIIPYDQRLARLPAYLQQLDMESNGKSVTLDGAPVPTPTGPVVWGEPGTNGQHAFFQLLHQGTDIVPVEFIVAAEGHEPELAHHHDLLMANCLAQSEALMKGRTLDEARAQMEEKGTDAAEIERVAPHRVFSGNRPSLTLMHRRLDPFALGRLIALYEHRVFVEAQLFDINAFDQWGVELGKELATGLLPVVEGREDAGDRDASTTGLVRHMRKLRANDRESQP; this comes from the coding sequence ATGGACCGAACGCGATTTTCCGCCGTGCTTGCCGCGCTTGAGGCGCACCGCCGCCAGAACGGCGGCCTCGACATGCGCGCCGCCTTCGCCGGCGACCCCGGCCGGTTCGGGCGCTTCTCGCTTACACTCGACGACCTGCTTTTCGATTTCTCGAAATGCGCCGTCACCGACGCGACGGTCGCGCTGCTCGAAGACCTCGCGGAGGCCGCCGGCCTCGGGGAGCGGCGCGCGGCGATGTTCGCCGGCCAGCCGATCAACGCCACCGAGGGCCGCGCCGTGCTGCATGTCGCGCTGCGTGACCTTTCCGGCCGCGCCTTCACGGTCGACGGCGAGGACGTGTCGGGCGCGGTGCGCGCGGTCCTCGACGCGATGGGGGCCTTCGCCGAGGGCGTCCGCTCCGGCGCGATCCAAGGCGCGACGGGCAGGAAGATCACCGACATCGTCAATATCGGCATCGGCGGCTCGGACCTCGGCCCGGCGATGGCGACGCTGGCGCTCGCGCCCTACCATGACGGGCCGGCGGCGCATTTCGTCTCCAACGTCGACGGCGCGCACATCACTGATGCGCTGAAGGGGCTGGACCCGGAGACGACGCTGTTCGTCGTCGCCTCCAAGACCTTCACCACGATCGAGACGATGACCAATGCGCGCACGGCGCGGGACTGGCTGGCGGCAAGGGTGGGCGAGGACGCGGTCGGGGCGCATTTCTGCGCCGTATCGACCGCGCTTTCCAAGGTGGAGGCGTTCGGCATTTCGCCCGAGCGCACCTTCGGCTTCTGGGACTGGGTCGGCGGGCGCTATTCGCTGTGGTCGGCGATCGGCCTGCCGCTGATGCTCGCCATCGGGCCGGAGCGGTTCCGCGACTTCCTCGCCGGCGCAACAGCGATGGACCGGCACTTCGAGACCGCGCCGACGCACCAGAACATGCCGGCGATGCTCGGCCTGATCGGCTTCTGGCACCGCGTCGCCTGCGGTTATCCCACCCGCGCGATCATTCCCTACGACCAGCGGCTCGCCCGCCTGCCGGCCTATCTCCAGCAGCTCGACATGGAATCGAACGGCAAGAGCGTGACGCTGGACGGCGCGCCGGTGCCGACGCCGACCGGCCCCGTGGTCTGGGGCGAGCCCGGCACCAACGGCCAGCACGCCTTCTTCCAGCTCCTGCACCAGGGCACCGACATCGTGCCGGTCGAGTTCATCGTCGCCGCCGAAGGCCACGAGCCGGAGCTCGCCCACCATCACGACCTTCTCATGGCCAATTGCCTCGCCCAGTCCGAGGCCTTGATGAAGGGGCGCACGCTCGACGAGGCGCGGGCGCAGATGGAGGAGAAGGGCACGGACGCGGCGGAGATCGAGCGCGTCGCCCCGCACCGCGTCTTTTCCGGCAACCGGCCGTCGCTGACGCTGATGCACCGCCGGCTCGACCCGTTCGCGCTCGGCCGGCTGATCGCGCTCTACGAGCATCGCGTCTTCGTCGAGGCGCAGCTCTTCGACATCA